ACTGTCTCCTTCTAACCTATACTTTTCCCAATATCTTCTTGATTCTCTTCACTCTCGTTTCCAGCCTTTTCCCTTGATTCTCTCCATAACCGTCCATCCTCTCCTTGCTTGCCACGTCCCCGTTCCATTACTCTGTGGTCCTGGTTGCTTGCTTTTGCTGTGTGGTTGCCACTTGTAAACTCCAGCCTTCTGCAACTAGTGTCAATCCTCCCTTTACCTTGCATTTGATTTCCTCTCATGCAGGATGCATAAACATGCAACCTAACATTAACCCAAGCAGCTAGCACTGACTCAATTATAGCTTCAGAAATTGAGCTCAAGCATTAGATCTCAATCCTACTGTCATGTGATTGGTGTGTTCTccttttaacatttaaaatattagatCCTTTCTTTTCAATCTGTTGCTGGTGGTAGATAGGATGGTAGCAGGTGTTTCCCTATCGGAGATAATCACAAAAATGCACTTATTGTATTTGCTAATACTTTTATGTAATTCTAGTAAATTAAGTTAGAGATTTTTCTCCACATTATCTCTTTGCTTTTTTAATAGTCTTTTCCATTGTTCCCTCTGGCCTCAACTAAACAATGTATTCTGCACAAATTAAGCGctggttttttttctttctgtttttcttcttcattttctagtAAAATCTGATCaaaagtttctttctttcttctctacAAATCTCAAGCATGATAGTTGGATAAGACATGTCATCTGTGGGGTGGGGTTTAGTTACCGCTACCCTTCCATCTGTACCCCTAAAACATGCTCTGGGAACAAAGTGATGTAGGATGTATGAGATGTCTATCCGTATGGAATCTAAATGTTTGATGAATGTGCTTTTGTTGGGTGTACTGATATGTTATATCTAAACTCTATTCATCTaagttagaattttattttcctttggtTTCTAGACTGCAGTTCGCAAATATAAGGTCATggtgattttatataaattaaatggtTGTGGTTGTACTTTaggataaattatttgattaatacaTCACTTGATGTTCAGAGGGAGATGAAAATGTGGACATTCTGGGCATACCTGTGCTAGAACAATATGTTTAAATAGGAAGACATTTTTGTCTGAGGAAGCTGTTGCTGAGAATTTTACCATTTGATAAATCTGCAATCTTTTTTCTGGTATAAGTTGTTTTGTTATTTCAGTTTAGTGATAAATTGTAAAAGTAGACTGTAGAAGGAACAGCTATATAATTGCTTAGAGTATGTTAAAAGAGTTTAAGGAAATGTgctaaatagtattttcattaattatttgatccttattattttcctttctgCAAGCAtgttttaaatagaaaatattcaaTCAGTCTCCATATGATTGTTTaggatattttaattatatataacatttatacaTGTTTGCTGCAGTGCAAACACTGATACCTATGGTCAAGCTGCTTCAACATTAGTTGCTGGAAATGATCTTGAGCAGACAATTCAAGAAATAATGGAAATGGGTGGTGGAACCTGGGACAAAGAAACTGTTACTCGTGCACTTCAAGCAGCTTATAATAACCCAGAGCGAGCAGTGGATTACTTATACTCTGTATGTATAACCTCCATAAATTCTTATATGTAAAGTTTTTGTGGTTTTAtatctttttgttaatttatagattataaatattgatattgatcTACCTTCAGGGTATTCCTGAAATGGCTGAAGTTGCTGTGCCAGTGGCTCGGTTTCCAGAAAGTCAGGCAACTGAAACTGGTGCAGCAGGAGCTCCACCGGTCTCTGGAGCACCTAATTCCTCTCCCTTAAATATGTTTCCACAGGTAAACTTTTAGATTCTAGATGACTTTTATTGGTTGCTTACTCTTATTTAGAGGTTTAAAACAGTTTGTGTTGCATGGGCATATGTGAAGCCCAAGTACAACACACACATTTGCTATAAAGTATGAAAAGACTATGCATTGAAGCAGCATGCTACGGTTCCTCATTAAGTGTGAAATGCATTGTGGTTGCACAGGCCCAAATGAATTTGTTGAGACTTTGCATTAGGCACAAGCccaaataacattaaaaattttgaaaacaaaatgtgaAGGTATCTTGTCTCTtttgtattcatattttaaaagataCTTGCAACTTCAAAAGATGTTGCGCATCTTTTCTTCATCacaatttgtatttatttatacaatcctttcaatttcaaatttggcTTCCTCGTATTGACATTTTAgtaatttgttagtttttctttttcaatctaGTTATGTTTCAGTTTTTGTTGTTTAGTGGTACTTAATGTTAACCTCATAGGaacacaatgaaataaaaaatgaaaagaatgtaTTATGGTGCACTAAATGCAATTGTCTCAATTTGAAATACATAATAAAGGAGGCTTGGTCTTGGAAATTTGTGTCATGCCATTTGTGCAAGCCTTGGATTTTGATTCATGCCTGGCCAGGCCTGATTTGATGGGTCCATTGTTTGTCTTCTCTATGTTCATCGTAATTCAAGTAAACTGGAATATCTTTCAGGAGGCAATTTCAGGTGCTGCTGCTGCTGGACTTGGATCTTTGGACTTTCTTAGAAACAATCAACAGGTATGGTTCCTCATGTGATGTAAACTGCTGTTTCCccactatttattttatttattggattCTATCCAAACACTGCATCAAAACGATAGAATGTGCTGAATTCAGTTTCATTTCGATCATTATTTTTTGAGTTGATATGTGTGGgcttacatattttttaatatgattttattggTGATGTGTAGTAGGATTAGCAGTGTTGAAAGCACTGTAATTGGTCGTGACTAGCATAATAAAATGACcatgatataatttattcaaattcttttttttttttttggtatatttGATAATCATTTGGGTGCATACAtcttttagatatttattcGTTGATACACTTGGAAAGTGTAGGTTGTGGTTGGATTTCACTTAATATTTAGTGCATATGTTGAAGAATTACTTGATTATGTCCTAATATGGTTAATTGCTTAGTGAGACTTTTTCCTGCCACTTACTAATTGATTTCTGTTTGTTATTTGCATTTCAGTTTCAAGCTTTGCGTTCAATGGTGCAATCAAATCCACAGATTTTACAGGTCtgtacttttttctttctcttctctttttgctttttatcatttaatattaaatcttCTTCATTACTTGGGAATCGGAGTTAAGAAGACTGCTGCATCTGTTACAGCCTATGCTTCAAGAGCTTGGAAAGCAAAACCCACAGCTTTTACGATCAATTCAAGAACACCAAGTAGAGTTCCTTCAGTTGATAAATGAACCTATTGATGGCTCTGAAGGGTGAGTGCTTTATTGGATATATTTATGGAGTAATACTATACGTACCCAACTTTAGGTATACAAATGAgcacatatttatttgtgtcattacgtgattaaatgttattttatctttaattcaaaatcacctaatcatgTAATGACATACATCAAGTGTctatctatttgtatacttaaagtgaatacgtatagttttattgatatttatattaggCATATTGATGGAGAATCTATAATAAAGTTCTAGTactaatttagaaaataatatagtttaggaattaaagtaatttattcCTGGTTTAGTTATGTTCTATATTTCCATCTAGAATTAAGGCTATTTAAGACTTTATCATTTGTTTAAGGTTTCTTGTACCTTGGCTACCTTTGGAAGTGAAAAAAACCCTTGTATTTCATAAACTTCTGAGATTTTCTTCTATTGTTTCTCTGATTTCTTCAATTTCCATCCCTTGTCCCCTAGCTTTGCTTGTGTGATCCCCACTATCACAGATAGAAAATTAAGGGGAGataaattagaagaaaaagtaATGGAGAAAATGAGAGTGGAGAGGCATAGCATAAAGAGATAATCAATATTCAATCTTAAAAACACTTTGAGACCCTACATAACCAAACATacaataaaatctttaaaatctcCAATATAATAAACTTCATTAGAATATTAAACCTACTTATattgactaataaaatattaaaatttcttaaacatatttttaaataattacttaCTAAAACTTTATTATAGGTTTCCCATCATATGTTCTAGGAAAATTGATAATAAGACTTTTTTTGTTCCTCTATGGCAGCTTTTATGATTCCAAATTTGTTATGTAATGAGTATTCTCTTGATTTAATGCACCCTTTATTTTAGATTCTTGGGGCATATGTTTGAAAGAAGCTATGATAGAAATTTTTCTGAAATGCGTTAGCTACCAAACAATTTTAAGAGTTAAACGCCTAGAAGTCCAATGTATTTTTTTGTGTTGTGAAATATAATAGGCACGAAGGATCTACCCATCCTGTGTACTTCGCTATTGTTGATACTGGAGTTATAAGACACTCATAATTATGCATACAAATTTTTCTATTCAATCCAACTTTGCTTTATTTTTAGTTAGTTTGCAACCTTATCCATATGAATTTtgttaagttatttttaatttcattaatttattttaatataacatcAGCTTTTATGGTTAGtaaatttagtgttattttttaatcactATGCACTTAACTGAGTGGATTTTTGATTTGAAAGTtaagtcgagcttgagctctctgggatttaatttatgtttttttgtgGAAAAACTCTTTTACCTGCTGTGAGGTGCATTAAGCATTTTAATTGCTTTTATATGTGAAGTTAAAAATAGTGTGACATATTGAATCTTCATTGGCTTTTTTCAGGGATATATTTGATCAGCCTGATCAAGAAATGCCTCATGCAATCAATGTCACCCCTGCTGAGCAGGAGGCTATCGATCGAGTATGTTGAGCTTTCTTGTGATAGATAGACAATTTCTTATAGCATTGAACATTCCCTGTTTGTTTTCACATCTAAACTAACTAGTTATATCTTTCCTACTTGCAGCTGGAAGCAATGGGGTTTGATAGAGCTTTAGTTATTGAGGCATTTTTGGCATGTGATCGTAATGAAGAATTGGCGGCCAACTACTTACTAGAAAATGGTGGAGATTTTGAGGATTGAATTCATGGTTCTATCAGCATCTTTACTTGGGTAGGTTATGGAGTGATCAAATTATTGGCTGTGatgatgaaaatattgaaattaatttatagtttgGGTTTTAGATGGATATTTGACAGCTTCTTACTTGGTTAATTTGCGGAAGTGATTAATTTATGAATCATGGAAAATCAATTTTGAGAATTGTTTAATTTACTGTTATTTACTCTATAATTGTTTTACTGTCAGAAAGTTCATTCATTTGCACATGTGACTTCAAAAGTCAGATAACAGGTCTTATTTATTGGGTTTTAGAAGCTGTGAACCAGAATGCCACCAAGTGGAAACTTGGAGAGGACCTCGTCAATAGAAAATATGAGGTTTGCTAAGAAttcaaatgtatttttcataattatgaaataattatgAGCTTTGTTACTTGTGCATCGGTGCTTGCTTGTTGTAAAGaggattagatttaaattgagccaagctcaaactcaaattcaatttgagttgagAGAAGATAAAAACTCCCCTTATAATTGTTCGAACTTGATTGGATACTAAAgttgaacaaaaattaattaaaataatatcattttcatatatattaatcaaaataatatcattttagttaatttgtattaaattcttttatgtTTGCAAGCATATTGCGTCAAGCACACTTCAAACTAAAGCTCTTAAATATCTCTTGAAGTTATGGAGGCTTTCTGCTTTGGAGAAGGTAGACaccattaatataaaatattctcaGATGAATTCAAACAACAAATATCAGAAACAAAGCAGATACGCCATTCAGGAATTTAGCATGTTTCACAAGCACACTGGTGTCCGGGACTCAGAAAGCTGCATCACACATATAGACTAGTACTTTTGA
Above is a genomic segment from Mangifera indica cultivar Alphonso chromosome 3, CATAS_Mindica_2.1, whole genome shotgun sequence containing:
- the LOC123210368 gene encoding ubiquitin receptor RAD23b-like codes for the protein MKLTVKTLKGSHFEIKVQPSDTVMAVKKNIEDVQGKDNYPCGQQLLIHNGKVLKDETTLADNKVSEDGFLVVMLSKSKTLGSAGASSAQSASTTPSTTAPSSNSSPALETSAQAPIPKIATSASDATTTNANTDTYGQAASTLVAGNDLEQTIQEIMEMGGGTWDKETVTRALQAAYNNPERAVDYLYSGIPEMAEVAVPVARFPESQATETGAAGAPPVSGAPNSSPLNMFPQEAISGAAAAGLGSLDFLRNNQQFQALRSMVQSNPQILQPMLQELGKQNPQLLRSIQEHQVEFLQLINEPIDGSEGDIFDQPDQEMPHAINVTPAEQEAIDRLEAMGFDRALVIEAFLACDRNEELAANYLLENGGDFED